The following proteins are encoded in a genomic region of Comamonas resistens:
- the msr(E) gene encoding ABC-F type ribosomal protection protein Msr(E): MSLIIKARNIRLDYAGRDVLDIDELEIHSYDRIGLVGDNGAGKSSLLKVLNGEIVLAEATLQRFGDFAHISQLGGIEIETVEDRAMLSRLGVSNVQNDTMSGGEETRAKIAAAFSQQVHGILADEPTSHLDLNGIDLLIGQLKAFDGALLVISHDRYFLDMVVDKIWELKDGKITEYWGGYSDYLRQKEEERQHQAVEYELMMKERERLESAVQEKRQQANRLDNKKKGEKSKNSTESAGRLGHAKMTGTKQRKLYQAAKSMEKRLAALEDIQAPEHLRSIRFRQSSALELHNKFPITADGLSLKFGSRTIFDDANFIIPLGAKVAITGSNGTGKTSLLKMISERADGLTISPKAEIGYFTQTGYKFNTHKSVLSFMQEECEYTVAEIRAVLASMGIGANDIQKNLSDLSGGEIIKLLLSKMLLGKYNILLMDEPGNYLDLKSIAALETMMKSYAGTIIFVSHDKQLVDNIADIIYEIKDHKIIKTFERDC; this comes from the coding sequence ATGAGTTTAATTATTAAAGCGAGAAACATACGCTTGGATTATGCTGGGCGTGATGTTTTGGATATTGATGAATTGGAAATTCACTCTTATGACCGTATTGGTCTTGTGGGTGATAACGGAGCAGGAAAGAGTAGTTTACTCAAAGTACTTAATGGCGAAATTGTTTTAGCCGAAGCGACATTACAGCGTTTTGGTGATTTTGCACATATCAGCCAACTGGGCGGAATCGAAATAGAAACGGTCGAAGACCGGGCAATGTTATCTCGCCTTGGTGTTTCCAATGTACAAAACGACACAATGAGTGGCGGAGAGGAAACTCGTGCAAAAATTGCTGCCGCATTTTCCCAACAAGTACATGGCATTCTAGCGGATGAACCAACCAGCCACCTTGATCTCAATGGAATAGATCTACTTATTGGTCAACTTAAAGCATTTGATGGAGCATTACTTGTTATCAGTCATGACCGATATTTTCTTGATATGGTTGTAGACAAGATATGGGAGTTAAAAGACGGTAAAATTACGGAATATTGGGGTGGTTACTCGGATTACTTGCGTCAAAAAGAAGAAGAGCGACAACACCAAGCCGTAGAATATGAGCTGATGATGAAGGAACGGGAGCGATTAGAATCTGCTGTGCAAGAAAAACGCCAGCAAGCTAATCGATTAGACAATAAGAAAAAAGGAGAAAAATCCAAAAACTCTACCGAAAGTGCTGGACGACTTGGGCATGCAAAAATGACTGGCACCAAGCAAAGAAAACTGTATCAGGCAGCTAAGAGTATGGAAAAGCGTTTGGCTGCATTAGAAGATATTCAAGCACCAGAGCATTTGCGTTCTATTCGTTTTCGTCAAAGTTCAGCCCTAGAACTGCACAATAAGTTCCCGATTACGGCAGATGGTCTGAGCTTAAAATTTGGTAGCCGTACTATCTTTGATGACGCTAACTTTATAATACCGCTTGGCGCTAAAGTCGCTATAACTGGATCGAATGGAACAGGGAAAACGTCCTTGTTAAAAATGATATCAGAACGTGCTGATGGATTAACCATATCTCCAAAAGCTGAAATTGGCTACTTTACACAAACAGGATATAAATTTAACACGCATAAATCTGTGCTCTCCTTTATGCAGGAAGAGTGCGAGTACACAGTTGCGGAAATTCGTGCAGTATTGGCTTCAATGGGGATCGGAGCGAATGATATTCAAAAAAACTTATCCGACTTATCGGGAGGTGAAATCATCAAACTGCTTTTATCCAAAATGCTTTTAGGAAAATATAATATTTTGCTTATGGATGAACCAGGAAACTATCTTGACCTAAAAAGTATTGCCGCATTAGAAACAATGATGAAGTCCTATGCAGGAACTATTATCTTCGTATCTCATGACAAGCAATTGGTCGATAATATTGCTGACATTATCTACGAGATCAAAGACCACAAAATCATCAAGACTTTTGAGAGAGATTGTTAA
- a CDS encoding recombinase family protein — protein MKGQRIGYVRVSSFDQNPERQLEQTQVDKVFTDKASGKDIQRPELEALLAFAREGDTVVVHSMDRLARNLDDLRRMVQTLTKRGVRIEFVKECLTFTGEDSPMANLMLSVMGAFAEFERALIRERQREGIALAKQRGAYRGRKKALSPERASELRHRAEAGEQKSKLAREFGVSRETLYQYLKDA, from the coding sequence TTGAAGGGACAACGGATCGGGTACGTCCGGGTCAGCAGCTTCGATCAGAACCCGGAACGCCAGCTTGAGCAGACACAGGTGGACAAGGTGTTCACCGACAAGGCATCGGGCAAGGACATCCAGCGCCCAGAACTGGAAGCCCTGCTGGCCTTCGCCCGCGAGGGCGACACGGTGGTGGTGCATAGCATGGATCGTCTGGCGCGCAACCTCGATGACCTACGCCGTATGGTGCAGACGCTCACCAAGCGCGGGGTACGGATCGAATTCGTCAAGGAGTGCTTGACCTTCACCGGCGAGGACTCGCCGATGGCGAATCTGATGTTGTCGGTGATGGGCGCGTTCGCCGAGTTCGAGCGCGCCTTAATCCGTGAGCGGCAACGCGAGGGCATTGCGTTGGCCAAGCAGCGGGGCGCGTATCGTGGACGCAAGAAAGCACTGTCCCCTGAGCGCGCCTCCGAATTGCGTCATCGCGCCGAGGCTGGCGAACAGAAATCGAAGCTGGCCCGTGAGTTCGGCGTCAGTCGGGAAACCCTGTACCAATACCTGAAAGATGCCTGA
- the tet(A) gene encoding tetracycline efflux MFS transporter Tet(A): MKPNRPLIVILSTVALDAVGIGLIMPVLPGLLRDLVHSNDVTAHYGILLALYALMQFACAPVLGALSDRFGRRPVLLVSLAGAAVDYAIMATAPFLWVLYIGRIVAGITGATGAVAGAYIADITDGDERARHFGFMSACFGFGMVAGPVLGGLMGGFSPHAPFFAAAALNGLNFLTGCFLLPESHKGERRPLRREALNPLASFRWARGMTVVAALMAVFFIMQLVGQVPAALWVIFGEDRFHWDATTIGISLAAFGILHSLAQAMITGPVAARLGERRALMLGMIADGTGYILLAFATRGWMAFPIMVLLASGGIGMPALQAMLSRQVDEERQGQLQGSLAALTSLTSIVGPLLFTAIYAASITTWNGWAWIAGAALYLLCLPALRRGLWSGAGQRADR; encoded by the coding sequence GTGAAACCCAACAGACCCCTGATCGTAATTCTGAGCACTGTCGCGCTCGACGCTGTCGGCATCGGCCTGATTATGCCGGTGCTGCCGGGCCTCCTGCGCGATCTGGTTCACTCGAACGACGTCACCGCCCACTATGGCATTCTGCTGGCGCTGTATGCGTTGATGCAATTTGCCTGCGCACCTGTGCTGGGCGCGCTGTCGGATCGTTTCGGGCGGCGGCCGGTCTTGCTCGTCTCGCTGGCCGGCGCTGCTGTCGACTACGCCATCATGGCGACGGCGCCTTTCCTTTGGGTTCTCTATATCGGGCGGATCGTGGCCGGCATCACCGGGGCGACTGGGGCGGTAGCCGGCGCTTATATTGCCGATATCACTGATGGCGATGAGCGCGCGCGGCACTTCGGCTTCATGAGCGCCTGTTTCGGGTTCGGGATGGTCGCGGGACCTGTGCTCGGTGGGCTGATGGGCGGTTTCTCCCCCCACGCTCCGTTCTTCGCCGCGGCAGCCTTGAACGGCCTCAATTTCCTGACGGGCTGTTTCCTTTTGCCGGAGTCGCACAAAGGCGAACGCCGGCCGTTACGCCGGGAGGCTCTCAACCCGCTCGCTTCGTTCCGGTGGGCCCGGGGCATGACCGTCGTCGCCGCCCTGATGGCGGTCTTCTTCATCATGCAACTTGTCGGACAGGTGCCGGCCGCGCTTTGGGTCATTTTCGGCGAGGATCGCTTTCACTGGGACGCGACCACGATCGGCATTTCGCTTGCCGCATTTGGCATTCTGCATTCACTCGCCCAGGCAATGATCACCGGCCCTGTAGCCGCCCGGCTCGGCGAAAGGCGGGCACTCATGCTCGGAATGATTGCCGACGGCACAGGCTACATCCTGCTTGCCTTCGCGACACGGGGATGGATGGCGTTCCCGATCATGGTCCTGCTTGCTTCGGGTGGCATCGGAATGCCGGCGCTGCAAGCAATGTTGTCCAGGCAGGTGGATGAGGAACGTCAGGGGCAGCTGCAAGGCTCACTGGCGGCGCTCACCAGCCTGACCTCGATCGTCGGACCCCTCCTCTTCACGGCGATCTATGCGGCTTCTATAACAACGTGGAACGGGTGGGCATGGATTGCAGGCGCTGCCCTCTACTTGCTCTGCCTGCCGGCGCTGCGTCGCGGGCTTTGGAGCGGCGCAGGGCAACGAGCCGATCGCTGA
- a CDS encoding Mph(E) family macrolide 2'-phosphotransferase — protein sequence MTIQDIQSLAEAHGLLLTDKMNFNEMGIDFKVVFALDTKGQQWLLRIPRRDGMREQIKKEKRILELVKKHLSVEVPDWRISSTELVAYPILKDNPVLNLDAETYEIIWNMDKDSPKYITSLAKTLFEIHSIPEKEVRENDLKIMKPSDLRPEIANNLQLVKSEIGISEQLETRYRKWLDNDVLWADFTQFIHGDLYAGHVLASKDGAVSGVIDWSTAHIDDPAIDFAGHVTLFGEESLKTLIIEYEKLGGKVWNKLYEQTLERAAASPLMYGLFALETQNESLIVGAKAQLGVI from the coding sequence ATGACAATTCAAGATATTCAATCACTTGCTGAAGCACACGGCTTGTTGCTTACGGACAAAATGAATTTCAATGAAATGGGCATTGATTTTAAGGTCGTTTTTGCTCTTGATACAAAGGGGCAACAATGGTTGCTGCGTATTCCTCGTCGTGATGGCATGAGGGAACAAATCAAGAAAGAAAAACGCATTTTAGAATTGGTAAAAAAACATCTTTCTGTAGAGGTTCCTGATTGGAGAATTTCATCTACAGAATTAGTGGCTTATCCCATACTTAAAGATAATCCTGTTTTAAATTTGGATGCTGAAACCTATGAAATAATTTGGAATATGGACAAAGATAGCCCGAAATACATAACATCTTTGGCAAAAACCTTATTTGAAATCCATAGTATTCCTGAAAAAGAAGTTCGGGAAAATGATTTGAAAATTATGAAACCTTCAGATTTAAGACCTGAAATAGCAAACAATTTGCAGTTAGTAAAATCTGAAATTGGTATAAGTGAGCAATTGGAAACCCGCTACAGAAAATGGTTGGATAATGATGTTCTATGGGCAGATTTCACCCAATTTATACATGGCGATTTATATGCTGGGCATGTACTAGCTTCAAAGGATGGAGCTGTTTCAGGCGTTATTGATTGGTCAACAGCCCATATAGATGACCCAGCGATTGATTTTGCTGGGCATGTAACTTTGTTTGGAGAAGAAAGCCTCAAAACTCTAATCATCGAGTATGAAAAACTAGGGGGTAAAGTTTGGAATAAACTATATGAACAGACTTTAGAAAGAGCAGCGGCCTCTCCTTTGATGTATGGTTTATTTGCCTTAGAAACTCAAAATGAAAGCCTTATCGTTGGAGCAAAAGCTCAGTTGGGAGTTATATAA
- a CDS encoding DMT family transporter — MALLVLTPNAALDPVGVAAGLAGAVSMAFGTVLTRKWQPPVPLLTFTAWQLAAGGLLLVPVALVFDPPIPMPTGTNVLGLAWLGLIGAGLTYFLWFRGISRLEPTVVSLLGFLSPGTAVLLGWLFLDQTLSALQIIGVLLVIGSIWLGQRSNRTPRARIACRKSP; from the coding sequence GTGGCGCTGTTGGTGTTGACACCAAACGCAGCGCTAGATCCTGTCGGCGTCGCAGCGGGCCTGGCGGGGGCGGTTTCCATGGCGTTCGGAACCGTGCTGACCCGCAAGTGGCAACCTCCCGTGCCTCTGCTCACCTTTACCGCCTGGCAACTGGCGGCCGGAGGACTTCTGCTCGTTCCAGTAGCTTTAGTGTTTGATCCGCCAATCCCGATGCCTACAGGAACCAATGTTCTCGGCCTGGCGTGGCTCGGCCTGATCGGAGCGGGTTTAACCTACTTCCTTTGGTTCCGGGGGATCTCGCGACTCGAACCTACAGTTGTTTCCTTACTGGGCTTTCTCAGCCCGGGGACCGCCGTGTTGCTAGGATGGTTGTTCTTGGATCAGACGCTGAGTGCGCTTCAAATCATCGGCGTCCTGCTCGTGATCGGGAGTATCTGGCTGGGCCAACGTTCCAACCGCACTCCTAGGGCGCGTATAGCTTGCCGGAAGTCGCCTTGA
- the tetR(A) gene encoding tetracycline resistance transcriptional repressor TetR(A) codes for MTKLQPNTVIRAALDLLNEVGVDGLTTRKLAERLGVQQPALYWHFRNKRALLDALAEAMLAENHTHSVPRADDDWRSFLIGNARSFRQALLAYRDGARIHAGTRPGAPQMETADAQLRFLCEAGFSAGDAVNALMTISYFTVGAVLEEQAGDSDAGERGGTVEQAPLSPLLRAAIDAFDEAGPDAAFEQGLAVIVDGLAKRRLVVRNVEGPRKGDD; via the coding sequence ATGACAAAGTTGCAGCCGAATACAGTGATCCGTGCCGCCCTGGACCTGTTGAACGAGGTCGGCGTAGACGGTCTGACGACACGCAAACTGGCGGAACGGTTGGGGGTTCAGCAGCCGGCGCTTTACTGGCACTTCAGGAACAAGCGGGCGCTGCTCGACGCACTGGCCGAAGCCATGCTGGCGGAGAATCATACGCATTCGGTGCCGAGAGCCGACGACGACTGGCGCTCATTTCTGATCGGGAATGCCCGCAGCTTCAGGCAGGCGCTGCTCGCCTACCGCGATGGCGCGCGCATCCATGCCGGCACGCGACCGGGCGCACCGCAGATGGAAACGGCCGACGCGCAGCTTCGCTTCCTCTGCGAGGCGGGTTTTTCGGCCGGGGACGCCGTCAATGCGCTGATGACAATCAGCTACTTCACTGTTGGGGCCGTGCTTGAGGAGCAGGCCGGCGACAGCGATGCCGGCGAGCGCGGCGGCACCGTTGAACAGGCTCCGCTCTCGCCGCTGTTGCGGGCCGCGATAGACGCCTTCGACGAAGCCGGTCCGGACGCAGCGTTCGAGCAGGGACTCGCGGTGATTGTCGATGGATTGGCGAAAAGGAGGCTCGTTGTCAGGAACGTTGAAGGACCGAGAAAGGGTGACGATTGA